Proteins encoded together in one Temnothorax longispinosus isolate EJ_2023e chromosome 5, Tlon_JGU_v1, whole genome shotgun sequence window:
- the Hry gene encoding protein hairy has product MVTGVGATMPTGGVTVGATPPAQHVPQEAGQPPAQTTPTATTTTRRSGENRRSNKPIMEKRRRARINNSLNDLKTLVLESMKKDPARHSKLEKADILELTVKHLETLQRQQVAMAAAADPSILNKFRAGYTECASEVGKFPGLETSVRRRLMSHLASCLGPVDAGNGQTTTATQQAVQPAPPTTQLQVHILPQLDTTPRIQVQQSNGIFFTNANGTALHLLPTRLPNGDIALVLPAGAKAPVTSSPSSSPAPSSPLPTLIPIPQRTASTASASSTSSSNSSTSTSAGSPVAFEAPPTSFREQATAYSPANSHRDVATSPANSYSDSEFESQCFPQKPLALVMRKSVVPPIDDKPWRPW; this is encoded by the exons ATGGTGACCGGAGTGGGTGCCACGATGCCGACCGGCGGTGTCACCGTCGGCGCTACTCCACCCGCGCAGCACGTGCCCCAGGAGGCTGGCCAGCCCCCTGCGCAAACTACCCCGACGGCCACGACAACTACGAGAAGATCCGGGGAAAATCGACGG AGCAATAAGCCTATCATGGAGAAAAGACGTCGAGCCCGTATTAACAACAGTCTGAACGATTTAAAAACTCTCGTTTTGGAATCTATGAAGAAAGAC CCAGCTAGACACTCGAAGCTCGAGAAGGCTGACATTTTGGAACTGACCGTGAAGCATTTGGAGACCCTACAACGGCAGCAAGTCGCTATGGCTGCCGCGGCAGATCCGAGCATCCTCAACAAATTCCGCGCCGGTTACACGGAGTGCGCCAGCGAAGTTGGCAAATTTCCCGGTCTGGAAACCTCGGTGAGGAGACGTCTGATGTCCCATTTGGCCTCGTGCCTGGGTCCGGTCGATGCTGGCAACGGCcaaacgacgacggcgactcAACAGGCTGTCCAACCGGCGCCGCCGACGACACAATTGCAAGTACACATTCTGCCTCAACTTGACACCACGCCGCGCATCCAGGTCCAGCAATCGAATGGCATTTTCTTCACCAATGCCAACGGTACCGCCCTGCATCTGTTGCCGACCAGATTACCGAACGGTGACATCGCTCTGGTGCTCCCGGCGGGCGCGAAAGCGCCGGTTacctcgtcgccgtcgtcgtcccCGGCGCCAAGTTCGCCGTTACCGACTCTGATCCCGATCCCCCAGAGGACCGCGAGCACCGCATCCGCATCGTCGACGAGTTCGTCCAACAGCTCGACATCCACGTCGGCGGGAAGTCCGGTGGCGTTCGAGGCACCCCCGACGTCGTTCCGCGAGCAGGCCACCGCCTACAGCCCAGCCAACAGTCACCGGGACGTCGCCACGTCTCCGGCCAACAGCTATAGCGATTCGGAGTTCGAATCGCAATGCTTCCCCCAGAAACCTCTCGCGCTGGTGATGAGGAAGAGCGTGGTGCCGCCAATCGACGACAAACCATGGAGGCCGtggtaa